The Salegentibacter mishustinae genomic interval AAGTTAATCTCGGTTACCTTGTTTTTAACCAACCCGTAATACTTAACCTTGCAGTTTTCACCGGCTTTACTTCGTGTTCCAATACCTGACTTTCAAAAATTACAACACGTCCCGGCATTGGATAAATGGCTTTTGAAACCTCAACTCCATTTTCTTCGGAATAAATTACCAATTCCCCTCCATTTTCCGGCTTCCAATCTTCCTCGTTTAAGTAACAAACCATAGAAAGTTTTCTTCTGCCGTCATTCTGAAAAGTGTCCAGGTGTCGCTGGTAAAAAGTACCTTCTGGATATAGCGCGTAATGGAATTCTTTAGTTAAAATTCCCAGAAAGCAGGTTTTGTTCAAATACCCTACTAAAGAATTGATTTTGTTGAAAAACAGGTTTTCGGCCTTTCCTGCTTCAGCTTCGTTAAGCCATAAAATAAAGTCTCCTCTAATAGATTTCGCAACAATTTCATTGGTTTTATTCCCAATGGCTGCCTTTTTGAATTGTGCTTCTTCAAATTTTGATTTTAAAGAATTGCGTAGCATTGCCACTTCTTCAGCATTAAAAAATTCGTCTACAATACAATATTGATTTTCAACTAAATCATTAATAATATTTTCGTAAAAGGGATTTTCTATAAAATCCAGTTGTTCAAAAAGTTCGGGAGTAGTTTCTGTTATCATTTTTCATTAAAAAAACGGGCAAATATACAACAGAAACATAATTGCAAAACCAAAAAAATATAACGCTAAAAAACCCTTAACTTTGCCAAAAATAACGCGAGATGAGCAAGATTAGAATTACCAAACAGTTCTCTTTTGAAACCGGCCACGCTCTTTATGGCTACGACGGAAAATGCCGAAACGTCCACGGCCACAGCTATAAACTTAGTGTTTGTGTAATTGGGGAACCTATTACCGATAAGGATAATGTGAAGTTTGGGATGGTAATAGATTTTGGAGATTTAAAAAAGATCGTAAAATCTGAAATTGTAGACAAGTTTGACCACGCCACGGTTTTTAATAAAAACACGCCACATGTAGAGCTTGCTGAAGAACTAAAAAATCGAGGTCACCACGTTATCCTTGTCGAATACCAACCCACCAGCGAAAATATGGTGGTAGATTTTGCTGAAAAGATTCAAAAACATTTACCCGATCATATAAAACTACACTCGCTAAAACTCCAGGAAACCGAATCCAGTTTTGCGGAATGGTTTGCAAGCGATCAGGCCCCCCAGCCCCCAAAGGGGGAGTAACCAAAGAAACTCCTTCCCTTTTGAGGGAAGGTGGATTAATCTTCGAGAGAAGATTAAGACGGAAGGGTTAAAATCTCAGGTTTTCCAAACCTATAAACTCTTTTCCTAAAATATTTATATTTACAGCTTAGATTTATCATAAATGACTATCCCCGAAGGCAAAAAAGTTTATTTCTCCAGTGATAATCACCTTGGTGCACCTACTCAAGAAGAAAGCAGGCCAAGGGAAATTAGGTTTGTAAAATGGCTGGATGAAATTAAAGACGATGCCGCTGCTATTTTTCTCCTCGGTGATCTTTTTGACTTCTGGTTTGAGTATAAACACGCCGTTCCTAAAGGTTTTGTAAGGGTTCTAGGGAAACTTGCAGAAATTAAAGACAGCGGAATCCCGATTTATTTTTTTGTTGGTAATCACGATTTGTGGATGGAAAATTATTTTGAAGACGAACTTAATATCCCCGTATTTCGTAAGCCTAAAGAATTTGAATTCAATAATAAAACCTTCCTTGTTGCCCATGGGGACGGCCTAGGACCTGGGGACCACGGTTATAAACGAATGAAAAAGGTATTTACCAATCCGTTTTCTAAATGGCTTTATCGCTGGTTACATCCAGATTTAGGTATTCCGCTAGCGCAGTATTTTTCAGTAAAAAATAAAGCGATCTCGGGAGACCAGGAACAAAAATTTTTAGGAGAAGAAAAGGAATGGCTTATTCAATATTGCCGCCGAAAATTAGAAGAAAAGCATTACGATTATTTCCTTTTTGGCCACCGGCATTTACCCCTGGAAATCGACCTAAACGGAAAATCGACCTATATCAACACTGGCGACTGGATAGACTTTTACACCTACGCAGTTTTTGATGGTGAGAAGACGGTTTTAAAGAAATTAGAATTTTAATTCCTCCCACATCCATTTAAATAATTTTCCAGGTTTAATTTAAATAAAGTTCCCTCTATTAAATCTGAAATTTGCTCTAGTTCTACTGCACTTACCGCGAAATCCATTTTTTCAAGTGGAGATCTTAATAGAATGTTCCTGCAGGATTTTTCACTACTACAATTACCACAATTATAATATTTAGCTGCCTGTATATTGCCGGAGAAACGCTTAATTTCTTCAGGTAACAGATAAAAGCCCATATCCTTAAAAACCATTTGTATCCTGGCAGGATCAGCATTTGGTAAATTATTTTTCCATCGAAAAGCAATACCTAGCTTATTGTGATAAATTATTGCGACTTCATCCATTTTAAAAATAATTTGCTCAATAATCGAGATTGAAACTTCGAAGCTTGCCTTGAAATTTAAAAATCATTTTCATTTTATGACTCGTTCCTTTGCTTCGATATAAGTTACCCAAATATAAAATTATTTAAAACGAATCTAAATAGAAGTAATTTATTCGCTGATATCTTTTAATTTTAACTGAATAGAAACATTCCCGTTCCACTCATTTTCATCTAAAGAATACACTGCTTTAAAAGTTTTCTTTTCTGAAATTGTTTCGAATTTTTCTCCCAGTCCGAAGCCAATCATATCGAACATACCAGATTTTCCTTGCTGTACAACTTTGCATTTAAGATGGGCTTCATCTGCCCCTACACATTTTCCATAACCGGTATCGGTAAGATTTTGGGTCATAAAAACCGGACTCATATTTCCCGGGCCAAAAGGAGCAAATTGTTTTAGAATTCTAAAGAATTTCGGAGTAATTTCATCCAGATCAATTTCGGCATCTACAGCAATTTCAGGAGTTAGCAGCCGCCTATCTATAGTTTCAGAAACCACCGACTCAAATTTCGCTTTAAAATTTTCATATTCCGAAGCTTCTAAAGTCAAGCCTGCCGCATATTTATGTCCGCCAAACTGCTCAATATGTTCTTTACAGGCCTCCAAAGCATTGTAAACATCAAAACCTTTTACCGAGCGAGCCGAAGCCGCCAGCTTATCACCGCTTTTTGTAAAAACCAGCGTAGGGCGATAATAAGTTTCGGTTAAACGGGAAGCCACGATGCCTATCACACCCTTATGCCAGTCTTCGTGATAAACCACGGTACTATAGCGTTCCTGCTCCTTCAATTCTTCAATTTGATCTAATGCTTCAACCGTAATCGCTTTATCGGTAGTTTTTCTTTCGGCATTAAAATCCTCAATTTCACCAGCAAACTGCATAGCGGTAGCTTCGTCTTCTTCGGTAAGTAAATTTACCGCGTGCAAGCCGTGCTTCATTCTTCCGGCTGCATTTATACGCGGGGCAATAATAAAAACCACATCAGTTATCGTGAGTTTATCTTTTTTAACCTGTGCCAGAATTGCTTTAAAACCCATTCTAGGGGCAACATTGATCACGTTTAAACCGTGATAGGCCAAAATTCGATTTTCACCGGTAATGGGTACGATATCGGCTCCAATGGCAGTCGCAACCAAATCCAGATAAGGCAATAAAACTTCGGGTGTCCCTCCTCTTTTAGTGTTTATAGCCTGGATCAATTTAAAACCAACGCCGCAACCACAAAGTTCTTTATATGGATATTCACAATCCTCTCGCTTGGGATCCAGCACCGCAACAGCTTTAGGAATGTTTTCTCCCGGCCGGTGGTGATCACAGATAATAAAATCGATTCCCTTTTCGGCGGCATAAGCTACCTTATCAATTGCTTTAATTCCGCAATCCAGGGCAATAATCAATGAAATCTCGTTATCTGCCGCAAAATCAATTCCCTGGTAAGAAATGCCGTAACCTTCAGCATACCTATCGGGAATATAGGTCGCGATATTTGGGGTAAGGGTTTTTAAGTAAGAAGACATCAAAGCCACACTGGTGGTCCCGTCTACATCATAATCGCCATAAACCATAATATTTTCTTCGGAAGCGATTGCCTGCTGAATTCGGTTTACAGCCACATCCATATCTTTCATCAGGTAAGGATCGTGCAGCTCTTCTAAGCTTGGCCTGAAAAACTTTTTTGCAGCTTCAAAAGTCATTATTCCACGCTGCGCCAAGAGTGTTGCCACAGGCGTTTCCACCCCTAATTCTTCGGCAAGTTTACTAACAACTAAAGAATCGGGTTTTGGTTTTAAAGTCCAGCGCATCGTAAGTTTTTTTCAAAAATACATATAGTATTTCAATACCAATAAGGGGGGAATTCACTAAAACAGAATAATAGAAATTTTTCAGCAATTAATAATAATCCCTAATTTCACGCTTTAGGATTTACAGAAAAAATATGATCAAAATTATACAGGGCCAGCTCGTAGATATTAAAAACAAGAAGATTTTTCCTGCGGAAATCAGCATCGAGAATGGAAAGATTACAAAGATTGAAGAAAAACAGCACAAGGTAAAAAGCTTTTTACTTCCCGGCTTTATAGATGCGCATATACATATAGAAAGTTCTATGTTGGTTCCAACAGAATTTGCAAGACTGGCTGCAATTCACGGTACGGTAGCCACGGTTTCTGATCCTCACGAGATTGCCAATGTGTTAGGGAAAGAAGGCGTTAAATTTATGATTGAAAACGGACAGAAAAGTCCGTTGAAATTTAATTTCGGTGCACCTTCCTGTGTGCCGGCTACCAATTTTGAAACTTCGGGAGCCGTTATTAATGCTGAAGATATTAAAGACTTACTGGCACTTCCTGAAATAAAATATCTCGCCGAGATGATGAATTATCCCGCCGTGATCTTCAAAGATGAAGAAGTGATGAAGAAAATTGCCTGGGCTAAACATTTTAACAAACCTACCGATGGACACGCGCCCGGATTGCGCGGAGAAGACGCTAAAAAATATGCTGAAGCCGGTATTTCTACAGACCACGAATGTTATACTGCTGAAGAAGCAGAAGAAAAGCTCGGTTTGGGTATGAAAATACTTATTCGCGAAGGTAGCGCCGCCAAGAATTTTGAAGCGCTCATAGATCTGCTACCTGAACACTATAAAAGTATGATGTTTTGCTCTGATGATAAACATCCAGACGACTTGGTTTTAGGGCATATTAACCAGCTTTGTGCCAGGGCGGTTGCAAAAGGTATAGATGTTTTTAAGGTGCTGGAAGTTGCATGTTTAAATCCTATAGCACATTATAATTTAGAGATTGGACAGTTAAAAGTAGGCGACTCCGCTGATTTTATTTCGGTAAAAGACCTGACTAACTTTGAAGTTTTACAAACTTATATCGATGGAGAATTAGTTGCTGAAAATGGTAAATCTCATATCAAATCTTCACCATTTGAAAAGCCCAATAATTTTCATACTTCATCCAAAAATCCGGAAGATTTTAAAATAAAAGCAGCTGGAGAAACCATTAAAGTCATCGAAGCGCTGGATGGTGAACTTATTACTAATGAAATTCAGCAGAAAGCTTTAGAAAAGAACGGGGAACTAATTTCAGATATTGAAAATGATATTTTAAAAATCACGGTGGTTAATCGCTATGAGGATAAAGCTCCTGCAGTAGCATTTATAAAGAATTTCGGCTTGAAAAAAGGAGCGATTGCCAGCTCGGTAGCGCACGATTCACATAATATTATCGCTGTTGGAACATCAGACGAAGAGATTTGTAACGCGGTAAACCTCATCATTAAACATAAAGGAGGAATTTGTAGCGTAAACGAGAATGATCAAAAAGTGCTACCACTGCCAATTGCGGGAATTATTAGCGATAAAGATGGTTGGGAAACCGGTAGATTATACGAAGAAATAGATAAAATGGCCAAAGATTTAGGCAGCAGCTTAAAAGCTCCTTTTATGACGCTTTCTTTTATGGCACTCTTAGTGATTCCCGATCTAAAACTTTCAGATAAAGGTTTATTCAGCGGAAAAAAGTTTGATTTTGTGAAGTTAGCAGAGTAATTAACACCGTTAGCCAATCAATCTATAATTTTATGAATCCTGGTTTGTAATTTGGGTACCACCTCTTGCTCAAACCAGGGATTTTTACTTCTCCAAAAACGGTTCACCGGCGAGGGATGTGGTAAACACCAATAATCAGGTAGAAAATCCTGGTATGCACTTACTTTGTCGGTAAGATTTAATTTGCCGGGCAGGTAATAATTTGCTGCGTAGGCTCCAATTAGAATTTTAAGCTGAACATTCTTTAATTCTGAAAGAATAGTATCGTGCCACATTGGTGCACATTCTTTGCGAGGTGGCGCATCGCCGGTTTTAGCTTTCCCCGGATAGCAAAATCCCATAGGAAGAATCGCAAAATTATTATTATCGTAAAAAGTTGTTTCGTTTACCCCAAGCCATTCCCTGAGCTTTTTTCCGCTTTGATCATTCCAGGCAATGCCAGATTCATGAACTATTCTTCCCGGCGCCTGACTTATTAAAACAATTTTAGATTTTTTAGTGGCTTCTACAATAGGTCTTGCACCAAGCGGCAGATGCTTTTCACAAAATTTGCAGGCCCTGGCTTCTTTTAGCAATTCCTGCATTAAGATTTTCCTTTTACCACAATCACAATTTCTCCTTTAGGCGGCTTTTTGGTGTAATGCTGAAGAACCTCAGCTGCTGTACCGCGAATTGTTTCTTCGTGAAGTTTAGTAATTTCCCGCGAAACCGAAACCGGCCTGTCTTCGCCAAAATACTCTGAAAAATGTTTTAAGGTTTTCAGCAATTTATGAGGCGATTCGTAAAAAATCATAGTTCGGGTTTCTTCCGCAAGTAGATTCAAGCGCGTTTGCCGGCCTTTTTTTACCGGTAAAAAACCTTCAAAAATAAATTTATCGTTAGGAAAGCCACTATTTACCAGCGCCGGAACAAAAGCCGTAGCGCCCGGAAGACAATCTACTTCTATGCCTGCTTCAACACAAGCGCGTGTTAATAAAAACCCGGGATCTGAAATTGCGGGAGTTCCCGCATCACTTATTAGTGCTATATTTTCGCCGCTTTTAATCCGTTCAACTATGTGATCTACCGTTTTATGCTCGTTGTGCATATGATGACTTTGCATATGCGTACCAATATCAAAATGCTTTAAAAGTTTCCCGCTATTTCGAGTGTCTTCGGCAAGAATTGTATCTACTTCTTTTAGCACTTTCACCGCCCTAAAAGTCATATCGTCCAAATTTCCTATTGGTGTAGGTACCAGGAATAATTTTCCCATTAAAGCGAATTTAATTACTGAATTTGTTCTCTATTTTGGCCATAAATCGCTCTTCGTAATCCTCTTTTCCCTCCCAGTGATTATAATCTGGCTTCACCACCAACTGGATGAATTTTTGGGCTTCATCTAAAGAACTAAAAGTATTTAACTGGGAAAGTACCCGATTATAATCTGAAGAATTTCCGTCAAATAGATTTTTTATAAATGAAAGTCGTTCGTTAAGCCCAATATTTATTCCTTTTTTCAACCTGTCGTTTACAGACTTTGGTCTTTGGTCCTTTTGCCGATTATTCAAGGGTTCGAAATCGGGAAGATTATCATAATCTACCCCAATATTTCTAAAATCGTTTTTGGGAGCTTCGGTTTTTGGTTTTGGTGGCTCTTCTTCCATTTGAAGAGATTGCTGTTGTGCCGGCTGTGCCTGTGGTTTAGGATTTGCCTGTTCAATAAGCTCATCTACACGCTCGGCTTCCGCAGGCATTTGCGCAACGATATCTTTTATTTTTTCGGTATTGGGTTCGGTAATTGCATCGGCATCTTCCCGGTATTCGGTTCCATCTGGAGCATAATCGTCACGTTCGTGCTGTACCGGTGTTTTAGCCTGAACTTTCTTCTCAATCTTAGGCGTTGGTGTGGCTTCAGGAGCCTCAAATGCCTCAAGATTTTTTTCAGTGAAATTCAATATAGAAAGTTGCTCATATAAGGTTGCCGCTTTTAATTTAAGCGCTTTGGTATCTAAATTTTCTTTTTCA includes:
- a CDS encoding 6-pyruvoyl trahydropterin synthase family protein; the protein is MSKIRITKQFSFETGHALYGYDGKCRNVHGHSYKLSVCVIGEPITDKDNVKFGMVIDFGDLKKIVKSEIVDKFDHATVFNKNTPHVELAEELKNRGHHVILVEYQPTSENMVVDFAEKIQKHLPDHIKLHSLKLQETESSFAEWFASDQAPQPPKGE
- a CDS encoding UDP-2,3-diacylglucosamine diphosphatase — its product is MTIPEGKKVYFSSDNHLGAPTQEESRPREIRFVKWLDEIKDDAAAIFLLGDLFDFWFEYKHAVPKGFVRVLGKLAEIKDSGIPIYFFVGNHDLWMENYFEDELNIPVFRKPKEFEFNNKTFLVAHGDGLGPGDHGYKRMKKVFTNPFSKWLYRWLHPDLGIPLAQYFSVKNKAISGDQEQKFLGEEKEWLIQYCRRKLEEKHYDYFLFGHRHLPLEIDLNGKSTYINTGDWIDFYTYAVFDGEKTVLKKLEF
- the recJ gene encoding single-stranded-DNA-specific exonuclease RecJ, with product MRWTLKPKPDSLVVSKLAEELGVETPVATLLAQRGIMTFEAAKKFFRPSLEELHDPYLMKDMDVAVNRIQQAIASEENIMVYGDYDVDGTTSVALMSSYLKTLTPNIATYIPDRYAEGYGISYQGIDFAADNEISLIIALDCGIKAIDKVAYAAEKGIDFIICDHHRPGENIPKAVAVLDPKREDCEYPYKELCGCGVGFKLIQAINTKRGGTPEVLLPYLDLVATAIGADIVPITGENRILAYHGLNVINVAPRMGFKAILAQVKKDKLTITDVVFIIAPRINAAGRMKHGLHAVNLLTEEDEATAMQFAGEIEDFNAERKTTDKAITVEALDQIEELKEQERYSTVVYHEDWHKGVIGIVASRLTETYYRPTLVFTKSGDKLAASARSVKGFDVYNALEACKEHIEQFGGHKYAAGLTLEASEYENFKAKFESVVSETIDRRLLTPEIAVDAEIDLDEITPKFFRILKQFAPFGPGNMSPVFMTQNLTDTGYGKCVGADEAHLKCKVVQQGKSGMFDMIGFGLGEKFETISEKKTFKAVYSLDENEWNGNVSIQLKLKDISE
- a CDS encoding uracil-DNA glycosylase family protein, producing the protein MQELLKEARACKFCEKHLPLGARPIVEATKKSKIVLISQAPGRIVHESGIAWNDQSGKKLREWLGVNETTFYDNNNFAILPMGFCYPGKAKTGDAPPRKECAPMWHDTILSELKNVQLKILIGAYAANYYLPGKLNLTDKVSAYQDFLPDYWCLPHPSPVNRFWRSKNPWFEQEVVPKLQTRIHKIID
- the rsmI gene encoding 16S rRNA (cytidine(1402)-2'-O)-methyltransferase; translated protein: MGKLFLVPTPIGNLDDMTFRAVKVLKEVDTILAEDTRNSGKLLKHFDIGTHMQSHHMHNEHKTVDHIVERIKSGENIALISDAGTPAISDPGFLLTRACVEAGIEVDCLPGATAFVPALVNSGFPNDKFIFEGFLPVKKGRQTRLNLLAEETRTMIFYESPHKLLKTLKHFSEYFGEDRPVSVSREITKLHEETIRGTAAEVLQHYTKKPPKGEIVIVVKGKS
- the ade gene encoding adenine deaminase, which produces MIKIIQGQLVDIKNKKIFPAEISIENGKITKIEEKQHKVKSFLLPGFIDAHIHIESSMLVPTEFARLAAIHGTVATVSDPHEIANVLGKEGVKFMIENGQKSPLKFNFGAPSCVPATNFETSGAVINAEDIKDLLALPEIKYLAEMMNYPAVIFKDEEVMKKIAWAKHFNKPTDGHAPGLRGEDAKKYAEAGISTDHECYTAEEAEEKLGLGMKILIREGSAAKNFEALIDLLPEHYKSMMFCSDDKHPDDLVLGHINQLCARAVAKGIDVFKVLEVACLNPIAHYNLEIGQLKVGDSADFISVKDLTNFEVLQTYIDGELVAENGKSHIKSSPFEKPNNFHTSSKNPEDFKIKAAGETIKVIEALDGELITNEIQQKALEKNGELISDIENDILKITVVNRYEDKAPAVAFIKNFGLKKGAIASSVAHDSHNIIAVGTSDEEICNAVNLIIKHKGGICSVNENDQKVLPLPIAGIISDKDGWETGRLYEEIDKMAKDLGSSLKAPFMTLSFMALLVIPDLKLSDKGLFSGKKFDFVKLAE
- a CDS encoding 2OG-Fe(II) oxygenase; the protein is MITETTPELFEQLDFIENPFYENIINDLVENQYCIVDEFFNAEEVAMLRNSLKSKFEEAQFKKAAIGNKTNEIVAKSIRGDFILWLNEAEAGKAENLFFNKINSLVGYLNKTCFLGILTKEFHYALYPEGTFYQRHLDTFQNDGRRKLSMVCYLNEEDWKPENGGELVIYSEENGVEVSKAIYPMPGRVVIFESQVLEHEVKPVKTARLSITGWLKTR